A stretch of the Nitrospiria bacterium genome encodes the following:
- the rpsL gene encoding 30S ribosomal protein S12, with product MPTINQLVRQGRKLAKGKTKSPALKGSPQKRGVCIRVYTTTPKKPNSALRKVARVRLTNGMEVTTYIPGVGHNLQEHSIVLVRGGRVKDLPGVRYHIVRGALDTVGVQNRKQGRSKYGAKRPK from the coding sequence GTGCCGACGATCAATCAGCTTGTGCGACAAGGAAGAAAACTGGCGAAGGGTAAAACGAAGAGCCCGGCCCTGAAAGGTTCGCCCCAGAAAAGAGGAGTGTGCATCCGAGTCTATACGACCACTCCCAAGAAGCCTAATTCGGCCCTGCGGAAGGTGGCCCGAGTCCGATTGACGAACGGAATGGAAGTCACGACGTATATTCCCGGGGTCGGTCATAATTTGCAGGAACACTCGATCGTCCTGGTGCGGGGGGGGCGTGTGAAGGACCTCCCGGGTGTGCGTTACCACATCGTGAGGGGTGCATTGGATACGGTGGGCGTACAGAATCGTAAACAGGGCCGGTCCAAGTACGGCGCCAAACGGCCCAAATAG
- the rpsG gene encoding 30S ribosomal protein S7 has translation MPRRAAISQRVVSPDPRYNDKLVSKLINVIMRKGKKSTAEKICYQAMDSIKTKTGNDPLKVFKTAMDNVKPMLEVKSRRVGGASYQVPVEIRPNRRLALALRWLTQFAQQRSGKSMQEKLAAEILDASNNTGGAIKKKEDTHRMAEANKAFAHYRW, from the coding sequence ATGCCAAGAAGAGCAGCGATCTCGCAACGCGTGGTGAGCCCGGACCCCCGGTACAACGACAAATTGGTCAGCAAGCTGATCAACGTGATCATGCGCAAGGGGAAAAAAAGCACGGCCGAGAAGATCTGCTACCAGGCGATGGATTCCATCAAGACCAAAACCGGAAACGATCCCTTGAAGGTCTTTAAGACGGCGATGGATAACGTCAAGCCCATGCTGGAGGTAAAATCGCGTCGTGTCGGAGGCGCATCGTATCAGGTTCCCGTGGAGATTCGCCCGAACCGCCGCCTGGCGCTGGCGCTGCGCTGGCTGACTCAATTCGCCCAGCAACGCTCCGGGAAAAGCATGCAGGAGAAGCTGGCGGCCGAAATTTTGGACGCGTCCAACAACACGGGCGGGGCGATTAAAAAGAAGGAAGATACGCACCGCATGGCAGAAGCGAACAAGGCCTTTGCGCATTACCGTTGGTAA